GCGACTTGTTGGTCGCTCTGGAATCTGTTCTGCACCTGCACCGGCCCGTCCACTTGGTTCGCACCAGTGATCGTGGGTAGTCGGAGCACGCGGATGGTGCCGTAGTCCTGGGGATCGGACGACACCGACATCCACGACGCGAGGTATTGCCGTTGCAGACCGGTGAGCCCGCTGGTCAGCTGGAACGTCGGGGTGCCTTCGCCCGCCGCGTCGGCGAGCACGTAGTAGCCGGGTTGGTTGGCGACGTTCGCTGCCACCGTGGTCGCGCTGCCGTCTTCCGTCGGGTCCTGCGGGACGCTCCAGAACGACTGCTGCGCGTAGAACTGCTGCGGGTTGTCCACGTGGTACCGGGCGAGCAGCTCACGCTGGACCTTGAACAGGTCCTCGGGGTAGCGGAAGTGCGCACGCAGGTCCGGCGGGATCTCCGCGCTCGGCTTCACCAGGCCCGGGAACACCTTCTCCCATGCGTTCAGCACGGGTTCCTTGTCGTCGATCGAGTACAGGGTGACCGTGCCGTCGAACGCGTCGACGGTCGCCTTCACCGAGTTGCGGATGTAGTTGATCGAGTTGTTGGCCTGGCGCGTGACGCCGTTGAGCGAGTCGTTGGTGGCGTCGCCGAGCTGCGTCTGCTGCGCGTACGGGTAGTTGTTGAGCGTGGTGTACCCGTCGACGATCCACACGATCTTGCCGTTGACAACCGCCGGGTACGGGTCGCCGTCGAGCGTCAGCCACGGCGCGACCTTGCTGACCCGGTCGCGCGGGGTGCGGTTGTACATGATCTTCGAGCCGTCGCCGATGGCGTCGGAGAAGAGGATGTTGCGCTCGCCGTAATTGGCCGCGAAGGCGAGCCGGTTGAACCAGTTGTCGAGCGGAACGCCACCCGTGCCGTTGTAGTAGTAGTTCTTCTGGTCCGGGGAGTCGGACTCGCCCGGGGCCTTGCCGGGGGTGCCGCCGACGATCGCGTAGTCGTTCTGGTCGGCCAGCTCACCGTAGTAGATGCGCGGCTGGTCGACCTTGATGCCGGGCTTGCCACCGATCGCGCCGGCGCCGGTGGGGTTCTTCGTGTCGCTGGTGCCGATGACGGGGTAGCCGGCTGTGCTCGTGTCGGACACGTCCGTGACGGCGCGGTTGATGGTGTTGGCCGGCGCGGCGACGAAGCCGTTGCCGTGGGTGTACACGAGGTGCTTGGTGATCCAGTTGGTCTGGTTTCCCGTGAGCCCGTCGGTCTTGATCTCCTTGGCGGCCACGATGAAGTCCTGCGTGGTGCCGTTGACGGTGTAGCGGTCGATGTCGAGCTTCTCCGGGAAGCCGTAGTAGTTCTGACCACCGGCAAGCTGGGTGTAGGTGGCGGACAGCACGTTCGGATCGAGCAACCGGATGTTGGACACGGTGCCCGAATCGGCCTTCACCTGGTCCTGGCTCGCCTGGTTGCTGCCTGTGTAGTCCTCGTATTTCACGTTCTGCAGCCCGAACGCCGCGCGCGTCGCGTCCATGTTGCGCTGGATCGACGTGGCTTCCTTGTCGTTCGCGTTCGGCTTCACCGAGAACTGGTCGAGGATCGCGGGCCACGCGACACCGACCAGCACGCCGGACAGGATCAGCAGCACGAGCGCGATCGCCGGCAGTTGCAGGTTGCGCAGGAACGCGCCCGCGAAGAACGCGATCGCGCAGATCACCGAGATGCACAGCAGGATCAGCTTCGCCGGCAGCACCGCGTTGAGGTCGGTGTAGGTGGCGCCGTTGAACAGCGGCATGTCGCGATCGGACAGCAGCAGGTTGTACCGGTCGAAGAAGTACTCGACCGCCTTCAGCAGCACGAAGATGCCGACGGTGATGGCGAGCTGCGCACGCGTGGGGCCCGCCAGCTGTCCGCCGCGGCCGGCGAGGCGGATGCCGCCGAAGATGTAGTGGGCGATCAGCGCGCCGAAGAACGAGACCACGACCGTGACGAACAGCCAGCCGAGCAGCCAGTTCACGAACGGCAGGGTGAACGCGTAGAAGCCGATGTCGAGCCCGAACTGCGGGTCCTTCTGGCCGAACGACGTGCCGTTGAGGAACAGCTGGATCGTCTGCCAGTCGCCCATCGCGGACGCGCCGGAGATGAGGCCGGTGATCAGCGGGATGCCGATGCCGAACAGCCGGATGCGGCTCACGATCATCGAGCGGTAGCGCGAGAGCGGGTCGTCGCTGCCCGAGACGGGCACGAACACCGGACGCGTGCGATAAGCGATCATGAGGCTGACCGCGAGCGAACCGCCCACGAGCAACCCGACGGCCACGAAGAGGACTATCCGCGTGAGGATTTCCGTGGTGAACACCGAGCGCGCGTGGACCTCGCCGAACCACAGCCAGTCGACGTAGGTGTCCAGCAGCCTGACACCCAGCAGCAGCGCCAGCACGATCACCGCGGCGATGATGAGGAGGATCCGGCTGCGGCGGGACAGCTTCAGGCTCACGGGGGGCCGAGTCGCCACGGCATCGCTCCTGTCTTCGTGAACACGTTCGCGGGGACAGCGGCGTCCCCTGACGGTCTAACTCTACGGATGGGTTCCCGAGTTCCCGGGACCGCCCGAATCGGACGTCGCACGACGGCGCGGGGACCGGCCTGCGACGATGTCGCCATGCAGCCGAGTGAGCCGCCCGCCGCCAACCCCGTCGCCGGCCTGGCCCGGGAAGTCGAAGAATTCGTCGCGTCCGGGGGCTGGGACCAGCCGCCGCAGCTGTTCGCGCTGGTGCCCACCGCGGCCCTGCTCGACGAGCAGCCCGAGCTGGCAGGCCAGCTCGACCGCGCGAACCCGCTGACGCCCGTGGCGCAAGAAGCGTTGCCGGAAGGTGACCTCGCCGAGTCGCTCGGCCGGATCGCCTGGCCCGAGATCGTGGTGGGCTGCGCGCTCGCCCAGGAGATCATCGTGCTGCCGCCCGACGTCGAGGCGGAGCTCGAAGGTGTCGCGGAGGCGGACGCCGAACGCCTGCGCCGCGCGGCGGCCGACCACCCGCGGCGCACGGAGGCGCGGCTCGTGGCGGCGGTGCTGCGCGAAGGCGACGTCGCTTGCGTGATGCGCTTGCGCGGGACGCGGCCCGACGCTTCATCGGCCGAAGTGGACGCCGTCGACGAGATCGTGGAGAGCCCCGACCTCGCGCCGAACCTGCTCGATGCTTTGAAGACGACCTTCCTGCCCTGAGCCCTGCCCTGAGCCCCGTCGAGCCGGGGGCCTCCGTGTGGGGGCCTCCGGTTCAGGACGGGTGCTGGCACGTCTTCTTCCTCAGCAGTGCGCCGTGGGCCGGCCGGCCTTGAGGTTCTGCAGCTGGGTGATCGCGTCGTCCAGAGTGGACACCTTGATCAGGTTGAGCCCGTCCGGGACGGCCGACTTCGCCTCGGCGCAGTTGTGTTCGGGCACGAGGAATTCGGTGGCCCCGGCGTCTCGCGCGCCCACGACCTTGAACGAGATGCCGCCGATCGGGCCGACCTCGCCCGTCTCGGAGATCTCACCGGTGCCCGCGATGTGCCGGCCGCCGGCCAGGTTGTTGTCCGGCTTCCCGGGCGGGGTGAGCCGGTCGATGATCGCCAGCGTGAACATCAGGCCGGCCGAGGGGCCGCCGACGTCCTGCAGTGAGATGTTGACGTTGAACGGCGCGATCGCGTGGTCGACGGCCGTGAGGCCCATGAAGCCCTGCGTGCGGTCGTCGCGCTTGGCCAGCGTGATCGGCACGGTGCGTTCGGGCTGGCCGTCGGCCTGGAAGGTGATCTGCACCGTCTGGCCGGGCTTGGTGCTGGTGAGGGCCTTGGCGACGTCGGCGGCTTCGGTGACCTTCGTGCCGTTGACGGTGACGAGCTTGTCGCCCGGCGCGAGCACGTGGTCGGCGGGGCTGCCGGACACGATCTCCTTGGCGAGGACCTCCACGGGGTAGCCGAGGTGGCGCAGGGCGGCGACCTGGGCATTGCTCTGGGAGTCCTGCAGCTGCTGGATGTTCTCCTGCTTGACCTGCTCGTTGGTCTCGCCCGGGCGGTAGTACTCCTCGCGCGGCGCGAGCGCGTAGCGGCCGCTGGCCCAGAGGCCGAGCGCGGTGAAGAGGTTGATCCCGTCGTTGAGCGACACGGTGGTCATGCGCAGCTCGCCGTTGGTCTGGTACGTCTCGTGGCCCTTGACCTGGACGACCTCGTTGCCCGCGGCGTCACGACCGAGCGTGTCGTACGTCGGGCCCGGACTGATGGCCACGTACGGCACCTGGACCAGGAAACCGATTACGACGAACACCAGGAACAGCGCGCCGCTGACCAGCAGGGTCCAGCCGCGGCGCGTCAGGCGGCGCTCGTCGCGCGCCGGTTCCCTCGACGGCTCGGTCCGGCTGCTCGCGGTCGCGGTCTCCTCGTCGGGTTTGGTCACGAGCGACAGCGTACGGTGACCGTGTTCGCTTCCCGGTGAAGGCCATGGTTGACGCGCTGGGAGAGGCCCTACCCGCGTACGGTGGACGTATGAGCAAACCCCCGTTCGGTTTCGGACCTCCCGATCCCGACAAACGAGGCGACGGAGACCCTTCGGAGCAGCCGTCGGGCGCGGAGGCGTTCAACCAGCTCGGTCAGATGCTGAGCCAGCTGGGCCAGATGCTCAGCCAGGCGGGCTCATCGAGCGGGCCAGTGAACTACGACCTGGCGAAACAGATCGCACTCCAGAACCTGAGCGGCAGCGACGACGGCAAGATCGGCTTCGCGTCGGGCACCGGAGACTCGTCCACGGCCGTGCGCGACGCCGCGCACCTGGCGGAGCTGTGGCTCGACGCGGCGACGATCCTGCCCGCCGGCGCGAACACCACCGTCGCGTGGTCCGCGCGCACGTGGGTAGAGAAGACGCTGCCGACGTGGCAGCGGCTCTGCGACCCGGTCGCGCAGCAGGTGTCCGGCGCGTGGATGCAGGCGCTGCCCGAGGAGGCCAAGCAGGCCGCCGGGCCGCTGCTTTCCATGATGGGGCAGATGGGCGGGATGGCCTTCGGCTCCCAGCTCGGCAACGCGCTCGCGCAGCTGGCCCAGGAGGTGCTGACGTCCACGGAGGTCGGCCTTCCGCTGGGCCCGGCCAACACGTCGGCGCTGCTGCCCGCGAACATCGAGAAGTTCACCGAGGGGCTCGAGGTCCCCAGCAGCGAGGTGCTCGTGTTCCTCGCCGCGCGCGAGGCCGCGCACCAGCGCCTGTTCGCCCACGTGCCGTGGCTGCGGCAGCGGCTGCTGGCGACCGTGGAGGAGTTCGCGCGCGGGATCACCGTCGACACGTCCGCGCTGGAGTCGCTGGCCGGCCAGATCGACCCGTCGAACCCGGCGAGCATCGAAGAGGCCATGTCGTCCGGGCTGCTGGAGCCGAAGACCACACCCGAGCAGGAGTCGGCCCTGAAGCGGCTCGAAACCCTGCTCGCCCTGGTCGAGGGCTGGGTGGACGTCGTGGTCGCCGAGGCCATCGGCGACCGCCTGCCGGGCGCCG
The sequence above is a segment of the Amycolatopsis sp. 2-15 genome. Coding sequences within it:
- a CDS encoding UPF0182 family protein; translated protein: MSLKLSRRSRILLIIAAVIVLALLLGVRLLDTYVDWLWFGEVHARSVFTTEILTRIVLFVAVGLLVGGSLAVSLMIAYRTRPVFVPVSGSDDPLSRYRSMIVSRIRLFGIGIPLITGLISGASAMGDWQTIQLFLNGTSFGQKDPQFGLDIGFYAFTLPFVNWLLGWLFVTVVVSFFGALIAHYIFGGIRLAGRGGQLAGPTRAQLAITVGIFVLLKAVEYFFDRYNLLLSDRDMPLFNGATYTDLNAVLPAKLILLCISVICAIAFFAGAFLRNLQLPAIALVLLILSGVLVGVAWPAILDQFSVKPNANDKEATSIQRNMDATRAAFGLQNVKYEDYTGSNQASQDQVKADSGTVSNIRLLDPNVLSATYTQLAGGQNYYGFPEKLDIDRYTVNGTTQDFIVAAKEIKTDGLTGNQTNWITKHLVYTHGNGFVAAPANTINRAVTDVSDTSTAGYPVIGTSDTKNPTGAGAIGGKPGIKVDQPRIYYGELADQNDYAIVGGTPGKAPGESDSPDQKNYYYNGTGGVPLDNWFNRLAFAANYGERNILFSDAIGDGSKIMYNRTPRDRVSKVAPWLTLDGDPYPAVVNGKIVWIVDGYTTLNNYPYAQQTQLGDATNDSLNGVTRQANNSINYIRNSVKATVDAFDGTVTLYSIDDKEPVLNAWEKVFPGLVKPSAEIPPDLRAHFRYPEDLFKVQRELLARYHVDNPQQFYAQQSFWSVPQDPTEDGSATTVAANVANQPGYYVLADAAGEGTPTFQLTSGLTGLQRQYLASWMSVSSDPQDYGTIRVLRLPTITGANQVDGPVQVQNRFQSDQQVAQDRTLLNNPNVIPIYGNMITLPVADGFLYVEPVYIRQRNQTSYPQLARILVSFGSKVGYAPTLNEALDQVFGKGTGAAATTPSEGAPPSSSTPPTSSTSPTTPTTPPANSGGSNPALDKAVTDIQSALAKLKAAQQSGNFADQGTALQALDAAAKAYETAKAATPPSGSGAPQQPGG
- a CDS encoding PPA1309 family protein, yielding MQPSEPPAANPVAGLAREVEEFVASGGWDQPPQLFALVPTAALLDEQPELAGQLDRANPLTPVAQEALPEGDLAESLGRIAWPEIVVGCALAQEIIVLPPDVEAELEGVAEADAERLRRAAADHPRRTEARLVAAVLREGDVACVMRLRGTRPDASSAEVDAVDEIVESPDLAPNLLDALKTTFLP
- a CDS encoding YlbL family protein; translation: MLVSGALFLVFVVIGFLVQVPYVAISPGPTYDTLGRDAAGNEVVQVKGHETYQTNGELRMTTVSLNDGINLFTALGLWASGRYALAPREEYYRPGETNEQVKQENIQQLQDSQSNAQVAALRHLGYPVEVLAKEIVSGSPADHVLAPGDKLVTVNGTKVTEAADVAKALTSTKPGQTVQITFQADGQPERTVPITLAKRDDRTQGFMGLTAVDHAIAPFNVNISLQDVGGPSAGLMFTLAIIDRLTPPGKPDNNLAGGRHIAGTGEISETGEVGPIGGISFKVVGARDAGATEFLVPEHNCAEAKSAVPDGLNLIKVSTLDDAITQLQNLKAGRPTAHC
- a CDS encoding zinc-dependent metalloprotease, which translates into the protein MSKPPFGFGPPDPDKRGDGDPSEQPSGAEAFNQLGQMLSQLGQMLSQAGSSSGPVNYDLAKQIALQNLSGSDDGKIGFASGTGDSSTAVRDAAHLAELWLDAATILPAGANTTVAWSARTWVEKTLPTWQRLCDPVAQQVSGAWMQALPEEAKQAAGPLLSMMGQMGGMAFGSQLGNALAQLAQEVLTSTEVGLPLGPANTSALLPANIEKFTEGLEVPSSEVLVFLAAREAAHQRLFAHVPWLRQRLLATVEEFARGITVDTSALESLAGQIDPSNPASIEEAMSSGLLEPKTTPEQESALKRLETLLALVEGWVDVVVAEAIGDRLPGADALRETLRRRRATGGPAEQTFATLVGLELRPRRMRAASSLWKLVGDRHGIDKRDGLWSHPDLMPTAEDLDEPLDFADRLGDTPVIGEDFDPIAELEKTEKREAAESGSASASSSDSGSDSGSGSESGSEAKPDSGSDQDKGDNPTS